In Rhododendron vialii isolate Sample 1 chromosome 9a, ASM3025357v1, the following are encoded in one genomic region:
- the LOC131301847 gene encoding probable inactive receptor kinase At1g48480 isoform X2, whose product MVSQFHHLFIPIISLLFFLFPVAELDLAADRAALVNLYDAIGGHACLWNVSNPYPCSWKGVTCNKNATAVIQLRLPGCRLSGQIPNNSIGSLTNLQNLSLRLNSLSGPLPPDLGSCTQLQRLFLQDNNFSGQIPATLFALTNLVRLNLAGNSLSGEISPGFNNLTMLRILELENNNLIGSIPELNNLTRLRKFNVSYNRLDGSIPSGLSKFSDDSFLGNTLCGSPLDACPSNNDGNGGGGGKKLSTGAIIGIVVGSVIGLILILLVLFFLLRKRNPPTATPQAETSLPRPPGKPAVLDIELDSPKPLIVGEASGDGGSRNGDTVVVNGVQSGRGDGLVFFGEGSVAFALEDLLRAPAEVLGKGTFGSTYKAYLEGETQVAVVVKRLRDVCVNEREFREKVEDLGMLAHENLLPFRAYYCGREEKLIVFDCMPMGSLSALLHEEYRAALTWEIRTKLALGAAHGIEYLHSLGSNVSHGNIKSSNILLTDFYAASVSEYGICQLVSPSYTLDQNGYRAPEVTDYRKISQKADVYSFGVLLLELLTGKAPNHGFLNEKGVDLPRWVRSMNKENQTIDVFDQELLRHQNNTVEQMVQLLRVGIHCTSRQPEKRPSMVEVTREIRKVVI is encoded by the exons ATGGTTTCtcaatttcatcatcttttcatACCAATCATATCCTTATTATTCTTTCTCTTCCCGGTCGCCGAACTGGACCTGGCGGCCGACAGAGCTGCCCTGGTCAACCTCTACGATGCCATAGGCGGCCACGCCTGCCTGTGGAACGTGTCCAACCCGTACCCCTGTTCCTGGAAAGGCGTCACCTGCAACAAGAACGCTACCGCGGTCATCCAGCTCCGCCTCCCGGGCTGCCGTCTCTCCGGCCAAATCCCCAACAACTCCATCGGAAGCCTGACCAATCTCCAGAACCTCAGCCTCCGACTTAACTCCCTCTCCGGGCCTCTCCCCCCCGACTTAGGCTCGTGTACTCAGCTGCAACGCCTCTTCTTGCAAGATAACAACTTCTCCGGCCAAATCCCGGCTACCCTGTTTGCTCTGACCAACCTTGTTCGATTAAACCTCGCCGGGAACAGCTTATCCGGTGAGATTTCCCCGGGTTTCAACAACCTTACTATGCTGAGAATTTTGGAATTGGAAAATAACAATCTTATTGGGTCAATTCCGGAGTTGAATAATCTCACAAGGCTTCGAAAGTTCAACGTTTCTTATAATCGTTTGGACGGTTCGATTCCATCAGGTTTAAGCAAATTTTCAGATGATTCGTTTTTAGGTAATACTCTTTGTGGCTCACCACTTGATGCTTGTCCTAGTAATAATGAtggaaatggtggtggtggtggtaaaaAGTTATCCACCGGAGCCATCATCGGAATCGTAGTTGGGTCGGTGATCGGATTGATTTTGATACTTCTAGTTTTGTTCTTTCTGTTGAGAAAAAGAAATCCGCCGACTGCTACCCCACAAGCAGAGACGTCTCTGCCTCGACCTCCGGGGAAGCCAGCGGTTTTGGATATAGAGCTTGATAGCCCGAAACCGCTTATAGTGGGAGAAGCTAGTGGAGATGGAGGATCGAGAAATGGCGATACGGTGGTTGTGAATGGTGTGCAGAGTGGTAGGGGTGATGGCTTGGTGTTTTTTGGTGAAGGGAGTGTGGCTTTTGCTTTGGAGGACTTGTTGAGGGCTCCAGCTGAGGTACTGGGGAAGGGGACTTTTGGGTCTACTTACAAAGCGTATTTGGAAGGTGAGACTcaggtggcggtggtggtgaagaGGTTGAGAGATGTTTGTGTAAATGAGAGAGAGTTTAGAGAGAAGGTTGAGGATTTGGGAATGTTGGCTCATGAGAATTTGTTGCCTTTCAGAGCATACTATTGTGGGAGAGAGGAGAAGTTGATTGTCTTTGATTGCATGCCCATGGGAAGCTTGTCCGCTCTTTTGCATG AGGAATACAGAGCAGCATTAACGTGGGAAATCAGGACTAAATTAGCTCTCGGTGCTGCCCACGGCATTGAGTACCTTCACTCGTTAGGCTCCAACGTTTCTCACGGAAACATCAAGTCATCCAACATCCTCCTCACCGATTTCTACGCTGCAAGTGTTTCCGAATACGGTATATGCCAACTCGTGTCTCCAAGTTACACTCTCGACCAGAACGGCTATCGTGCACCCGAGGTGACAGATTATCGTAAAATCTCCCAGAAGGCTGATGTCTACAGTTTCGGTGTCCTACTATTGGAGCTTCTGACGGGCAAGGCCCCGAACCATGGGTTTTTGAACGAGAAAGGAGTCGACCTTCCAAGGTGGGTAAGGTCGATGAATAAGGAGAACCAGACGATCGATGTGTTTGATCAGGAGTTGCTCAGGCACCAGAACAATACAGTGGAGCAAATGGTTCAGTTGTTACGTGTGGGAATTCACTGCACTTCTCGGCAACCGGAAAAGCGCCCATCGATGGTTGAGGTAACTCGAGAGATCAGGAAAGTTGTGATTTGA
- the LOC131301847 gene encoding probable inactive receptor kinase At1g48480 isoform X1: protein MVSQFHHLFIPIISLLFFLFPVAELDLAADRAALVNLYDAIGGHACLWNVSNPYPCSWKGVTCNKNATAVIQLRLPGCRLSGQIPNNSIGSLTNLQNLSLRLNSLSGPLPPDLGSCTQLQRLFLQDNNFSGQIPATLFALTNLVRLNLAGNSLSGEISPGFNNLTMLRILELENNNLIGSIPELNNLTRLRKFNVSYNRLDGSIPSGLSKFSDDSFLGNTLCGSPLDACPSNNDGNGGGGGKKLSTGAIIGIVVGSVIGLILILLVLFFLLRKRNPPTATPQAETSLPRPPGKPAVLDIELDSPKPLIVGEASGDGGSRNGDTVVVNGVQSGRGDGLVFFGEGSVAFALEDLLRAPAEVLGKGTFGSTYKAYLEGETQVAVVVKRLRDVCVNEREFREKVEDLGMLAHENLLPFRAYYCGREEKLIVFDCMPMGSLSALLHGTAEEYRAALTWEIRTKLALGAAHGIEYLHSLGSNVSHGNIKSSNILLTDFYAASVSEYGICQLVSPSYTLDQNGYRAPEVTDYRKISQKADVYSFGVLLLELLTGKAPNHGFLNEKGVDLPRWVRSMNKENQTIDVFDQELLRHQNNTVEQMVQLLRVGIHCTSRQPEKRPSMVEVTREIRKVVI from the exons ATGGTTTCtcaatttcatcatcttttcatACCAATCATATCCTTATTATTCTTTCTCTTCCCGGTCGCCGAACTGGACCTGGCGGCCGACAGAGCTGCCCTGGTCAACCTCTACGATGCCATAGGCGGCCACGCCTGCCTGTGGAACGTGTCCAACCCGTACCCCTGTTCCTGGAAAGGCGTCACCTGCAACAAGAACGCTACCGCGGTCATCCAGCTCCGCCTCCCGGGCTGCCGTCTCTCCGGCCAAATCCCCAACAACTCCATCGGAAGCCTGACCAATCTCCAGAACCTCAGCCTCCGACTTAACTCCCTCTCCGGGCCTCTCCCCCCCGACTTAGGCTCGTGTACTCAGCTGCAACGCCTCTTCTTGCAAGATAACAACTTCTCCGGCCAAATCCCGGCTACCCTGTTTGCTCTGACCAACCTTGTTCGATTAAACCTCGCCGGGAACAGCTTATCCGGTGAGATTTCCCCGGGTTTCAACAACCTTACTATGCTGAGAATTTTGGAATTGGAAAATAACAATCTTATTGGGTCAATTCCGGAGTTGAATAATCTCACAAGGCTTCGAAAGTTCAACGTTTCTTATAATCGTTTGGACGGTTCGATTCCATCAGGTTTAAGCAAATTTTCAGATGATTCGTTTTTAGGTAATACTCTTTGTGGCTCACCACTTGATGCTTGTCCTAGTAATAATGAtggaaatggtggtggtggtggtaaaaAGTTATCCACCGGAGCCATCATCGGAATCGTAGTTGGGTCGGTGATCGGATTGATTTTGATACTTCTAGTTTTGTTCTTTCTGTTGAGAAAAAGAAATCCGCCGACTGCTACCCCACAAGCAGAGACGTCTCTGCCTCGACCTCCGGGGAAGCCAGCGGTTTTGGATATAGAGCTTGATAGCCCGAAACCGCTTATAGTGGGAGAAGCTAGTGGAGATGGAGGATCGAGAAATGGCGATACGGTGGTTGTGAATGGTGTGCAGAGTGGTAGGGGTGATGGCTTGGTGTTTTTTGGTGAAGGGAGTGTGGCTTTTGCTTTGGAGGACTTGTTGAGGGCTCCAGCTGAGGTACTGGGGAAGGGGACTTTTGGGTCTACTTACAAAGCGTATTTGGAAGGTGAGACTcaggtggcggtggtggtgaagaGGTTGAGAGATGTTTGTGTAAATGAGAGAGAGTTTAGAGAGAAGGTTGAGGATTTGGGAATGTTGGCTCATGAGAATTTGTTGCCTTTCAGAGCATACTATTGTGGGAGAGAGGAGAAGTTGATTGTCTTTGATTGCATGCCCATGGGAAGCTTGTCCGCTCTTTTGCATG GAACTGCAGAGGAATACAGAGCAGCATTAACGTGGGAAATCAGGACTAAATTAGCTCTCGGTGCTGCCCACGGCATTGAGTACCTTCACTCGTTAGGCTCCAACGTTTCTCACGGAAACATCAAGTCATCCAACATCCTCCTCACCGATTTCTACGCTGCAAGTGTTTCCGAATACGGTATATGCCAACTCGTGTCTCCAAGTTACACTCTCGACCAGAACGGCTATCGTGCACCCGAGGTGACAGATTATCGTAAAATCTCCCAGAAGGCTGATGTCTACAGTTTCGGTGTCCTACTATTGGAGCTTCTGACGGGCAAGGCCCCGAACCATGGGTTTTTGAACGAGAAAGGAGTCGACCTTCCAAGGTGGGTAAGGTCGATGAATAAGGAGAACCAGACGATCGATGTGTTTGATCAGGAGTTGCTCAGGCACCAGAACAATACAGTGGAGCAAATGGTTCAGTTGTTACGTGTGGGAATTCACTGCACTTCTCGGCAACCGGAAAAGCGCCCATCGATGGTTGAGGTAACTCGAGAGATCAGGAAAGTTGTGATTTGA